Within the Streptomyces vilmorinianum genome, the region AGGCTGTCGCGCAGGAGGAGCAGGAGCATGCCGGCCCGGGTGACGGCCCAGACGACGGCGAGGGCGAGGGCGGGGCCGCGGCCGACCCAGACGAACGTGGCCGAGGTGAACGTGTCCGACTCGAAGGGGGAGCCGGTGAGGCGGGTGGGCGCGGGAGCGCAGGGCGGTCCCGGCTCGGGTCCCGGTTCGGGTCCCGGTTCGGGGCCGCGTTCACCGTCGGGTTCACGGTCGGGTTCACGGTCGGGTTCGGGTTCGGGCTGGGGCGGCGGGGTGCGGTTGCGATGCGTCGTCATCGAAACCGCACTCTATTGCGGTTTGGGTGGTTATGAGCGCTTTGTCAGCCCTTCTTGGTGAACGCCTCGTACGCCGCCACCACCTCCTTCGCCGGTCCGTCCATCCGCAGGGTGCCCGCCTCCAGCCACAGGGCCCGGTCGCAGGTCTCGGTGATGGTCGAGTTGGAGTGGGAGACGAGGAAGACGGTGCCCGCCTCGGCCCGCAGCTCGTCGATGCGTTCCTGGCTGCGGCGGCGGAACCTCGCGTCGCCCGTGGAGAGCGCCTCGTCGATCAGCAGCACGTCATGGCTCTTCGCCGCGGCGATGGAGAAGCGCAGCCTGGCGCCCATGCCGGAGGAGTAGGTCCGCATGGGCAGCGAGATGAAGTCGCCCTTCTCGTTGATCCCGGAGAAGTCCACGATGTCGTCGTAGCGGGCGTCGACCTCCGCGCGGGTCATACCCATCGCGAGCCCGCCCAGGATCACGTTGCGCTCGCCGGTCAGATCGTTCATCAGGGCCGCGTTCACCCCGAGGAGGGAGGGCTGGCCGCGAGTGTAGATCCTGCCCTCGTTGACGGGCAGCAGACCGGCCACCGCCTTCAGGAGGGTGGATTTCCCTGATCCGTTCGAACCGATCAGGCCAATCGCCTCACCTCGGTACGCGGCGAAGCTGACGCCCTTGACCGCGTGGACCTTGCGGGCGCCGGGGGTGGTGGCGCGCCGGGAGAAGATCCGGCTGAGCGCGGCGGTGGCGCTCCCCTTGCCGGTGCGGGGGCCGTTGACGGTGTACGTGATGTGGACGCCGTCGGCGACGACGGTGGGGGTCTGCTCAGCCACGGCCGTAGGTCTCCTCTGCCTTCCAGAAGTAGATGAATCCGCCCACGAAGGCCACCAGCGCCCAGCCGGCGGCGAGCGCCCAGACGTGCGGCGGCAGCAGCTCGGCGGTGTAGCTCTCGATGAGCGCGAAGCGCATCAGGTCGATGTAGACGGCCGCCGGATTGCCCTGGAGAAGGGTGATCACCGTGTCCGGGAGCCGGCCGCTCCGCGCCAGGTGCTGGATCGACCACATGGCGCCGGAGACGTACATCCAGGTGCGCAGCAGGAACGGCATGAGCTGCGCGATGTCCGGCGTACGGGCGGCGAGCCGAGCCATGACGAGCGCGACCCCGGCGTTGAACAGCGCCTGGAGGAGCAGAGCGGGGGCGGCGAGGAGCCAGCTCCAGCGGGGGAACTCGCCGAAGCAGAACAGGATCGCCACCAGCGCGCAGAGCGAGAGGGCGAGCTGCTGGAGCTGTTGCAGCGCGAGGGCGAGGGGAAGGCTCGCGCGGGGGAAGTGCAGGGCGCGGACGAGGCCGAGGTTCCCGCTGATCGCGCGCGTGCCGGTCATGATCGACTGCGAGGTGAAGGTCCAGACGAAGATGCCGGTGATCAGGAACGGCACGTAGTCCGGGATGTCCTGCTGGACGTTCATCAGGACGCCGAAGATCAGGTAGTAGACCGCCGCGTTGAGGAGCGGGGTCATCACCTGCCAGACCTGGCCGAGCTTCGCGTGGCTGTACTGGGCGGTGAGCCGGGCGGTCGCGAACGCGGCGATGAAGCCACGGCGCGACCAGAGCTGTCCGACGTAGGCCGGGAGGCTGGGGCGCGCGCCGCTGACGGAGAGGCCGTGGCGCAGGGCGAGCGCGCGCAGGTCCTCTTGGGGCCCGGAGTCGGGTTTCGTGAGCGTCTCGGTGGTCACGAGGTCGCTTTCGGCGAGGGTGCAGGGCATCGCTGACGATGGAACGGGTCCGTATCGTCGCTACGGGGAGAG harbors:
- a CDS encoding ABC transporter ATP-binding protein — protein: MAEQTPTVVADGVHITYTVNGPRTGKGSATAALSRIFSRRATTPGARKVHAVKGVSFAAYRGEAIGLIGSNGSGKSTLLKAVAGLLPVNEGRIYTRGQPSLLGVNAALMNDLTGERNVILGGLAMGMTRAEVDARYDDIVDFSGINEKGDFISLPMRTYSSGMGARLRFSIAAAKSHDVLLIDEALSTGDARFRRRSQERIDELRAEAGTVFLVSHSNSTITETCDRALWLEAGTLRMDGPAKEVVAAYEAFTKKG
- a CDS encoding ABC transporter permease; translated protein: MPCTLAESDLVTTETLTKPDSGPQEDLRALALRHGLSVSGARPSLPAYVGQLWSRRGFIAAFATARLTAQYSHAKLGQVWQVMTPLLNAAVYYLIFGVLMNVQQDIPDYVPFLITGIFVWTFTSQSIMTGTRAISGNLGLVRALHFPRASLPLALALQQLQQLALSLCALVAILFCFGEFPRWSWLLAAPALLLQALFNAGVALVMARLAARTPDIAQLMPFLLRTWMYVSGAMWSIQHLARSGRLPDTVITLLQGNPAAVYIDLMRFALIESYTAELLPPHVWALAAGWALVAFVGGFIYFWKAEETYGRG